One genomic window of Ziziphus jujuba cultivar Dongzao chromosome 4, ASM3175591v1 includes the following:
- the LOC107416409 gene encoding metalloendoproteinase 3-MMP — translation MAANTTNCLKAFLVFLIVHLPFLVLSRCLEHKNPQSFNTLLSLEGLSKGQTDKNLPYLRQYLKRFGYLNYKETTLNGNYFDEVLESAVKLYQRNYHLKVTGKLDFDTVKKAANPRCGFPDIGLRFKSINNGDHTNNGDDDPDFLFIKNSSLYKFFDGNPKWPAEKTHLTYTFISAVHPIPQEDLSSASSQAFAEWTRNSKFTFAEVREGAVSDLRLGFFVGDHGDGHPFDGPLNVLAHAFAPTYGRLHLDGAEAWSLSPPPPGQIDIVWVTMHEIGHLLGLAHSSDPNAVMFAQVTPGVARRALTPDDIAGIQALYATP, via the coding sequence ATGGCTGCTAATACCACCAATTGTTTGAAGGCTTTCCTTGTCTTTCTGATCGTCCACCTGCCTTTTCTAGTTCTGTCAAGGTGTTTGGAGCACAAAAATCCACAATCCTTCAACACGCTTCTCAGTCTAGAGGGACTAAGCAAAGGTCAGACAGACAAAAATCTTCCTTACCTCAGACAGTACCTCAAAAGGTTCGGTTACTTGAACTACAAGGAAACCACCTTAAACGGGAACTACTTCGACGAAGTTTTGGAGTCCGCAGTCAAACTGTATCAGAGGAATTATCATTTGAAGGTTACAGGGAAGCTTGATTTTGATACCGTTAAGAAAGCTGCAAATCCACGGTGTGGATTTCCAGATATTGGGTTACGTTTTAAGAGCATTAATAATGGTGATCATACAAATAATGGAGACGACGACCCCGATTTCCTATTTATCAAAAACAGTTCTCTCTATAAATTCTTTGATGGAAATCCCAAATGGCCAGCTGAAAAAACCCATCTCACATACACATTCATCTCCGCTGTTCATCCAATTCCACAGGAAGATTTAAGCTCTGCTTCCTCACAAGCATTTGCAGAGTGGACTAGAAACAGTAAATTCACATTTGCGGAAGTTCGGGAGGGTGCAGTGTCCGACCTTAGGCTTGGTTTCTTTGTTGGTGATCACGGGGATGGTCATCCCTTCGATGGTCCTTTAAACGTTTTAGCTCATGCATTTGCACCAACTTACGGAAGATTGCACTTGGATGGAGCTGAGGCTTGGAGCTTAAGCCCACCACCTCCTGGCCAGATTGATATAGTTTGGGTGACTATGCATGAAATTGGGCATCTTCTCGGACTTGCACACAGTTCAGATCCCAATGCTGTTATGTTTGCCCAAGTTACACCTGGAGTTGCTAGGAGAGCTTTGACCCCTGATGATATTGCAGGCATACAGGCTTTGTATGCCACCCCGTAG
- the LOC107416410 gene encoding metalloendoproteinase 1-MMP produces the protein MAFNTIFTHSLRVFIAFLIFHQPLVVMSRSLKHENPQSLNTLFSLEGLSKGQTDKNLHYIRQYLKRFGYLNQNETTLNEDYFDDALESAIKLYQRNYHLKITGKLDFETIKETTLPRCGVPDTGIRFKNINKNDSGHDHKNINVDEADFLTIKDRSLYAFFDGNPKWNTFLLTYSFESAVQPVPQEDLSSVSSQAFAQWAANSQFTFEERGSATDISIGFFVGDHGDGAPFDGKGGVLAHAFAPSAGLLHIDGGETWSLESPTPTDQIDLFWVTLHELGHVLGLAHSADPEAVMFARYTPEAVKRTLTPDDIAGIQALYAEQ, from the coding sequence ATGGCTTTTAATACCATTTTCACTCATTCTTTAAGGGTTTTCATTGCCTTTCTTATATTCCATCAGCCTCTAGTAGTTATGTCAAGAAGTTTGAAGCATGAAAACCCACAATCCTTGAACACCCTTTTCAGTCTAGAGGGACTAAGCAAAGGTCAGACAGACAAAAATCTCCATTACATCAGACAATACCTCAAAAGATTCGGATACTTAAACCAAAATGAAACCACCTTAAACGAGGACTACTTCGACGACGCTTTGGAGTCTGCAATCAAACTGTATCAAAGAAATTATCATTTGAAGATTACAGGGAAGCTTGACTTTGAGACCATTAAGGAAACCACACTTCCACGGTGTGGGGTTCCTGATACTGGTATACGTTTTAAGAATATCAATAAGAACGATAGTGGTCAtgatcataaaaatattaacgtAGACGAGGCCGATTTCTTGACCATCAAGGATCGTTCTCTCTATGCATTTTTTGATGGAAATCCGAAATGGAACACATTCCTACTGACATACTCGTTCGAATCCGCTGTTCAACCAGTTCCACAGGAAGATTTAAGTTCAGTTTCCTCACAGGCATTTGCACAATGGGCGGCGAATAGCCAATTCACATTTGAGGAAAGGGGTTCAGCAACCGACATCTCGATTGGTTTCTTTGTTGGTGATCATGGGGATGGTGCTCCTTTTGATGGCAAAGGTGGCGTTTTAGCTCATGCGTTTGCCCCGTCTGCTGGTCTATTGCACATTGATGGAGGTGAGACTTGGAGCTTAGAAAGCCCAACACCGACTGACCAAATTGATTTGTTTTGGGTGACTTTGCATGAACTTGGGCATGTTCTTGGACTTGCACATAGTGCAGATCCCGAGGCCGTTATGTTTGCCAGATATACACCCGAAGCTGTCAAGAGAACTTTGACCCCTGATGATATTGCAGGCATACAGGCTTTATATGCAGAGCAATAA
- the LOC107416411 gene encoding metalloendoproteinase 1, which produces MAANTIFISSSLMAFVLFLLVQQLPLVVLSRSLRHKNPQSFNTLLSTLEGLSKGQTHENLHHLRLYLQRLGYLNYNSETTTLNKDYFDDVLESAVKLYQRNYHLKITGKLDIDTLNEAAKARCGVPDTGLRFKSISNKNNGEHHHTNISANDDFLLNINEGSLYSFFDGNPKWPSDKTHLNYTFNSVVEPIPQEDLRAASSAAFAEWAFHSKFTFEELLQVDVPSDIKIGYFFGDHGDGRPFDGTGNLLGHAFAPTDGRLHLDAEDFITFNPPGPDQYDLISLILHEIGHLLGLLHSSDPNAVMFSSLQAGITRRFLTEDDIAGIQALYAEQ; this is translated from the coding sequence ATGGCTGCTAATACCATCTTCATCTCTTCTTCTTTGATGGCTTTCGTTCTTTTCCTTTTAGTTCAACAGCTGCCTCTTGTAGTTCTCTCAAGAAGTTTGAGGCACAAGAATCCACAATCCTTCAACACCCTTCTCAGTACCCTAGAGGGACTGAGCAAGGGTCAGACACACGAAAATCTTCACCATCTCAGACTCTACCTTCAGAGACTGGGATACTTGAACTACAACAGCGAAACCACCACCTTAAATAAGGACTACTTCGACGACGTTTTGGAGTCCGCAGTCAAACTGTACCAAAGAAATTATCATTTGAAGATTACAGGGAAGCTTGATATTGATACCCTTAATGAAGCCGCAAAAGCACGGTGCGGAGTTCCTGATACTGGTCTACGTTTCAAGAGTATCAGTAACAAGAATAATGGTGAACACCATCATACAAATATTAGTGCAAACGATGATTTCTTGCTCAATATCAACGAAGGTTCTCTCTACTCATTTTTTGATGGAAATCCAAAATGGCCATCTGACAAAACCCATCTGAACTACACATTCAACTCCGTTGTTGAACCGATTCCACAGGAAGATTTGCGCGCAGCTTCCTCAGCAGCATTTGCGGAATGGGCATTTCACAGCAAATTCACGTTTGAGGAATTACTTCAAGTAGACGTACCATCCGACATTAAAATTGGTTACTTTTTCGGCGATCATGGGGATGGTAGGCCTTTTGATGGCACTGGTAACCTTTTAGGTCATGCTTTTGCCCCAACTGATGGTAGATTGCACCTAGATGCAGAGGACTTTATAACCTTCAACCCACCAGGGCCGGACCAATATGACTTGATTTCGCTAATTTTGCATGAAATTGGGCATCTTCTTGGACTTCTCCATAGTTCAGATCCCAATGCTGTTATGTTTTCCTCTCTTCAAGCTGGAATTACCAGGAGATTTTTGACCGAAGATGATATTGCAGGCATACAGGCTTTGTATGCAGAACAATAA